From a single Dysidea avara chromosome 14, odDysAvar1.4, whole genome shotgun sequence genomic region:
- the LOC136244388 gene encoding 52 kDa repressor of the inhibitor of the protein kinase-like isoform X4, which produces MPSSCSAIGCTKRASKKYGIKMFRFPKDAERRHLWTQALKRKFWEPNKHSRLCGTHFISGKPVKLRNDPDYVPSVFVYSGKATATTSRNVSRCKRLMQRRERQYAAKRQKGVGAKRKTASVPLITEQTDQPMEMNSAREEEREIENHDRNSSAQVCEQAVSDGDQNGIECEGNNELLQKLEGMEQTILSQQELIANLSFLLMQNSSMLKQVLVLLYRPRCKPLHCKKTLFHNFKLV; this is translated from the exons ATGCCGTCCAGTTGCAGTGCCATTGGCTGTACAAAGCGAGCAAGCAAAAAGTATGGTATTAAGATGTTCAGGTTCCCGAAGGATGCTGAAAGAAGACATTTGTGGACTCAAGCACTGAAGAGAAAGTTTTGGGAGCCGAATAAACATTCGAGGCTTTGTGGAACTCACTTCATATCAG GAAAGCCAGTGAAGCTAAGAAATGATCCAGATTATGTCCCTTCTGTTTTTGTCTATTCTGGAAAAGCAACAGCTACTACTAGTAGAAATGTATCTCGTTGTAAACGATTAATGCAGCGACGTGAGCGTCAGTATGCTGCAAAGCGACAGAAGGGTGTTGGTGCTAAGCGAAAGACTGCTTCTGTGCCTCTGATAACTGAACAGACTGACCAGCCAATGGAAATGAATTCTGCAAGAGAAGAAGAAAGGGAGATAGAAAATCATGATCGTAACAGTTCTGCACAAGTTTGTGAACAGGCAGTGAGTGATGGTGACCAAAATGGTATTGAATGTGAAGGTAACAATGAGCTCCTGCAAAAACTGGAAGGTATGGAGCAAACTATTTTGTCACAGCAGGAGTTAATAGCAAATCTAAGTTTTCTTCTTATGCAAAACAGCAGCATGTTGAAACAAGTGTTAGTTCTGCTCTACAGACCCAGATGCAAACCATTACATTGCAAGAAAACTTTATTTCACAATTTCAAGCTAGTTTGA
- the LOC136244014 gene encoding uncharacterized protein, giving the protein MARELRQLIVWPDQQMIRKTLPSCFKPLYPRATCIIDCSEIFIERASSLSARSETYSSYKSHNTAKFFVAVSPTGAIIFISKCWGGRVSDKMITSKCGFLDKIVHGDLVLADRGFDIAEDLGLRGASLAIPAFTKGKPQLSQREVETSRKLSNVRIHVERAIGRMKCYKILQNVFPISLLKISQEEDYATIDKILVVVAALCNLQPPLV; this is encoded by the coding sequence ATGGCACGGGAATTACGCCAGCTAATAGTATGGCCTGATCAGCAAATGATAAGGAAAACTTTACCAAGTTGCTTCAAGCCACTTTATCCAAGAGCAACCTGCATAATTGACTGCTCAGAGATATTTATAGAGAGAGCAAGTTCCCTGTCAGCTAGAAGTGAAACTTATTCTAGTTACAAAAGTCATAACACGGCAAAATTTTTTGTTGCCGTGAGTCCAACAGGAGCTATTATATTCATCTCAAAATGTTGGGGTGGACGTGTATCGGATAAAATGATCACTTCTAAATGTGGATTTCTTGATAAAATTGTCCATGGTGATTTGGTTCTTGCTGACAGAGGGTTTGATATTGCAGAGGATTTAGGACTAAGAGGAGCTTCACTTGCCATCCCAGCATTCACTAAGGGAAAGCCACAATTGTCCCAAAGGGAAGTAGAAACGTCTCGAAAGCTATCCAATGTAAGAATTCATGTGGAAAGAGCCATTGGACGAATGAAATGTtacaagattttacaaaacgtCTTTCCCATCTCACTATTAAAGATATCTCAGGAGGAAGACTATGCTACTATTGACAAGATTTTGGTAGTAGTTGCTGCACTATGCAATCTACAACCACCATTAGTATAA